The Thermoanaerobaculia bacterium DNA window TCGGGTCGCCATCGCAGGAGCTTCGTCCCGTGGCGGAAGCGGCCCCCCGAGAAAGAGTCGTAGCGGACCTCGACGACGAGCCTGGGCGCGAGCGGCTTCCAGTCACCGCTCCGCTCGGTGCTCCAGCGGCTCGGGCCGCCCGGCGCGCGGCCGGTGAAGCCGGGCGGCTTCACGAGCTTTTCGAGCGCCTTCGTCAGCGCCTTGCGGTCCCCCTTCAGTCCCGACGTGAAGCCGACGTGATGGAGCTTGCCGGCATCGTCGTAGAGCCCGAGGAGGAGCGAGCCCACCTCGCGGGTGCGCGAGCCGTAGCGGAAGCCGCCGACGACGCAGTCCGCCGTGCGGAGGCTCTTGATCTTCTGCATCCCGCTCCGCTCGCCGGAGCGGTAGTCGACGTCCAGCGCCTTCGCGACGACCCCGTCGAGCCCGCCGCCGACCATCCGGAACCATTCCTTCGCGCGGCCGGCGTCCCGCGTGGCGGGAGAGAGGAGGATCCGCTTCGCGCGCTTGAAGTGCTTCTTCGCGAACGCTTCGAGCTTGCGCCGGCGCTCCTTCAGCGGACGGCCGACGAGCGAGCGTCCCTCCTCGTCGACGAGAAGGTCGAACACGACGAGCGCCGCGGGCGACTCTTTCGCGAGCTTCCGGATCCGGCTCTCCGCCGGATGGATCCGCAGCAGCAGATCGTCGAACGAGAAGCGGTCCCCGACCGGGACGACGATCTCGCCGTCGAGCACGAACTTCCGCGCGGCCATTCCGAGGAGCGTTTCGACCACCTCGGGAAAGTAGCGTCCGAGCGGCTGGCCGCTCTTGGACTGCAGGTCGACGCTGCTCCCGTCCCGAAACGCGATGCAGCGGAAGCCGTCCCATTTCGGCTCGTACTGCCATCCCGGACCCTCCGGAATCGCGTCGACGAGGAGCGCCTCCATCGGCGGATACGGCGGCGATATCGGGAGCGTCACAGGTACTCCTCCAGCCGGAATCGCCCCTTCTTCGACAGGAGCGGGGCCCAGAGATCGCCGAGGCGGCGCACCCGCGCGACGACGTTGTCGATCCGGAAATCCTCGATCGCGATCCCCTGCTCGACCTCGTTCCACCTGACCGGCGTCGAGACGCCGGCCTCCGGCGACGGACGCACGGAGTAGATCGACGCGAGCGTCCGGCCCCAGGCGTTCTGGTTGTAGTCGACGAGGACACGGCGCGCGGGACGCTTCGCGATGCGGTACTCGGACGTCGCGAGCTTCGGGTGCCGCGCCGCGATCTCCTGCGCGAACCGCTTGGCGAATCCCCAGACCTCCTTCTGGGTCGGGCCGCGGACGATCGGCACGTAGACGTGGATGCCGCGCGAGCCGGTCGTCTTCGCGAAACGGGGCATGCCGAGCGCGGCGAGCGCGGCGCCGACGGCGAGCGCCGTCTCTCTCACCTGCGCAAACGACCCGCCCTTGACCGGATCGAGGTCGAAATGGAGGAAATCGGGTCGGTTCACGTCGTCGCAGCGTGCGTACCACGGGTTCAGGTCGATGCATCCGAGGTTGATCACCCACAGGAGCCCGGCGAGATCGTCCACGACCGGAAAGTCGATGACGCTGCCCGACGCGTGTTCGATCGCGCACGTCCGGATCCACTCCGGCCGCGGGGAGGGCGCGCGCTTCATGAAGAAGAACTCGCCGCCGGCGCCGTGCGGATAGCGCTTCATCACCATCGCGCGGTCGGCGACGTGCGGCAGGAGCCACGGCGAGATCGCCGCGTAATAGCGCAGGAGGTCCCCCTTCGTCACGCCGAGCTTCGGCCAGAAGACCTTCCGCAGGTTCGTGAGCCTGACCCGCTTCTTCCCGATCGCGATCTCGGCCTCGTCCCGGTCGGCGGGGATGGCGGCGGACGCCGGCGGCTTCACGGTTCCTCCTTCGCGGCCGCGCGCCGGATCGGGACGAGCTTCGGCGGGCGGCGCCCGTGCCGCTGCCCGGTCTCCACGGCGACGTAGGCGAGCTCGTGGAGCTCGCGCACGCACCGCAGCAGGAGCCCGCCCCGGCTCATGTCGCCGCGCCCCGCGAAATCGGCGGGGAACCGCAGCCGCGGCCCGAGCGCCGGCGAGAGGATGCCGATGTATTTCGCCGTCGCGATGCTCCCCAGGAGCACGACCTCGTCCTCCTCCGCGAGGTTTCCGGCGAGACGCCGCGCGGCGCGCTCGAACGGAGCCCGATACCGCGGCTCCGCCGCGTCGATTGCGACCGAGGCGAATTCCCGGATGTCGCCGACGGTCACGCGCTCCTCGGCGTCCACGAGCCCCCGGGTCGGCGTGATCACGAGCGTTCCGGCCGTACCCGGACGGGCGGCCGCGAAGGCCTTTGCATACGCCAGCTTTCCGCGAAAATACAGCCCGCTCAGGAACGAGAAGACCTCGCCGATCGGTGCGCCCCCGGACCTCCGCAAGCGATCCGCCAGCGGAAAGGCCGCTTCTTCCCGTATCAACACGCGGGCTCTCTCCCCGGCACAGGAAGCGGGAGAGAGCAGGAAGATCCGGCAAGCCATGCGGCGCCATTTTGCACGAGCCGGGCCAAACCCGGAAAACTCCGGTGGGTGCGGCGCGGCGCGGGCGGCGAAACGGGAACTTTCGATTCCCCTTTCCGTAGATGCTGGGTGAGCGGCCACGGCGCCGGAGGGGCCCACGGACGCGCCGGAGAGGCGCCACGGACGCGCCGGCGAGGCGCCATAAAGGACGGGATAGATGAAGAAGCGATGGATCGGGGCGGGAATCACGGCGGTCGTCCTCATGGGCGGGCTGATCGCGGCGCGCAGCCGCGGGAAGAGCGCTCCGAAGGAGGAGTCGAGCCCGTTCCGGCTCGGCAAGGTCGAAGCCGAGGACCTGCAGGTGAGCGTTCGTGAAGTCGGGGTCGTCGATCCCGAGACGAAGGTCGACGTCAAGTCCGCCGTATCGGGACGGGTCGTCTCGCTCAAGGTGCGGGAAGGCGCGGTCGTCCGGGTCGGGGACGTGCTCGCGGAAGTCGAGCCCGACGTCACCCAGGCCCAGTCCCTGTCCGACGTTCAGGCGGGCGTGCGCCAGTCCCGCCTCCGTCTCGAGGACGCGGAGCGGGAGTTCGCCAACCAGAAGGCGCTCTACGACAACGGCCTCGTCGGCAGCGACGCCTTGAAGGCGGTGACGAACAAGCGTGCGCAGGCCCGGCAGGAGCTCGAGGCGGCGCAGACCCGGTACCGGATCGTCGAAGACCACGGCATCCCGATCTCCGGCGACGCGACCACCCAGAAGGCGCGCGTGACAAGTCCGATGAACGGGGTCGTGATCAGCAAGGGAGTCGAGCTCGGCGAGACCGTGACCTCCGGGGTCTCTTCGTTCAACGAGGGGACCGTGCTCTTCACGGTCGCGGACCTGAAGTCGCTCCTGATCCGCGTGAACTTGAACGAGGTCGACATCGCCAAGGTCCACGTCGGCGAGCCCGTCCGCATCACTCTCGACGCGTATCCTCAGAAGGTCTTCTCGGGGAAGGTCCGGTTCGTCGCCCCCGCCGCCAAGCTCGTCGACAAGATCAAGGTCTTCGAAGTCGAGGTCGCGCTCGACGAGCTGTCCGACGCCTACCGCACCGGGATGAGCGCCAACGTCGAGATCCTCGGGGAGCGCCGGCCGCACACGATCTCGATCCCGATCGAAGCCCTGCAGCGCAAGGACGGGAAGCCGGTGGCCTACCGCCTCAAGGAGAAATTGCCCGCCAAGCTCATGGCCGCCGCGAAGGAAGGCCTTTCCGGACGCAACAAGTACACGTGGCTCTCGGAGCACTGGAAGGACTACTTCGAGCCGGTGCCGGTGACCGCCGGGGTCGCCACGCTCGAGCGCGTCGAGATCCTGTCCGGCCTCGAGGCGAACAGCCAGATCTGCCTCGAGGACCCGACCCGGAAGAAGGTCGAAAAGGACGATGAGAACAACTGACGGCGGGCCGATCATCGACGTCGCCGGGCTCACGAAGGTCTACGGAGCCAACGGCACGGCCGTGCACGCGCTGCGGGGCGTCGACCTGGCCGTCTCGGCCGGGGAGTTCGTCGCGCTGATCGGCCCCTCCGGGTCCGGGAAGTCGACGCTCATGGCGATCCTCGGCTGCCTGGACTCGCCGACGGCGGGAACCTACCGTTTCGACGGCGAGCGCGTGGACGGCCTCTCGGGCCCGGCGCTCGCGAAGATTCGCAACGCGAAGATCGGCTTCGTCTTCCAGAATTACAACCTGCTGCCGAAAGCCTCCGTCGTCCGCAACGTCGAGCTCCCGATGCTCTACGCGGGCGTGGGCCGCCGCGAGCGCCGGGAGCGGGCGATGGAGCTCCTCCACACCGTTGGCATCGCGGAGAAGGCCGGGCAGCTTCCGGCGGCGCTCTCCGGCGGCCAGCGCCAGCGCGTGGCGATCGCCCGGGCGCTCGCGAACCGCCCGAAGATGCTGCTCGCCGACGAGCCGACGGGCGCGCTCGACTCGAAGACCGGGCACGAGGTGCTGGCGCTCTTCCAGGACCTCCACGCCCGCGGGAACACCGTCCTCCTCGTCACGCACGACCCGACGATCGCCGCGCTCGCCCAGAGGCGCGTCGAGATCCACGACGGCCTCGTCCGCCCGGACGAAGCGGCGGCGTGAGGCGCCCGTGAGCGACTCCGGCCAGGGGGCCTTCCGCGAGCGCGTCCGGTCCGCCTGGACCGAGATGCGCGAGAACCCCGGACGCTCGACACTCCAGGCGCTCGGCGTGATGCTCGGAGTCGCCTCGGTTCTCGGCGGCTTCTCGATCGCCGACAGCCAGCGGCGGCGCGCGGAGGAGCTCTTCGTCAAGATCGGCGGGCTCGACAAGCTGAACGTCCAGCCGGCGGCGGCGGTCAAGGACGGGACGACGCCCTCGGCGCTCCAGACGGCGAACCTGGGGCTGCGCGGGGCCGACGCCGACTCGGGAGAGGCGCTCGACGCCGCCCGGATCGCCGGCGTGAGCCAGCAGAAGTTCGCGCGGGCCCGCGTCCGCTCCCCCTACGCGGACCAGGAACGGCCGATCACGGGGATCGCGGGCGACTTCCTCGCCATCAACGGCTACTCGCTCGAGGCCGGCCGGAAGTTCTCCGCGCACGACCTCGACACGGCGGCGCCCGTCGCGATTCTCGGCAAGGAGGCCGCGAGCGTCTTCTTCCCGACCGGCGACGTCGTCGGGCAGCAGATCCGCGTCGGCGACACGCCGGTCACCGTGATCGGGCTCCTTCAGGAGAAGGTCTTCCGGTTCCGGGAGGGACAGGGGAACATTTTCGCGTGGCGCAACCGCCTGATCGCCCTTCCGGCGAGCCTCGTCTCCCGGCGCATGCAGGGGGACGCGTACGAGCGCCTCGACCGCGTCACGTTCCGGCTTCCGCAGGTCCGGGCGATCGCCGGGTTCTCGAAGCAGCTCGACGTGCTGCTCACCGCCAATCACCGCCTCCAGCGCGACTTCCGGCTCGACGACGTCGGAGCGCGGATGCGCAAGATGGAGAGCCAGGGAGACATCTACAACATGATCTTCATGCTCTCCGGCGTCCTCGCGCTCCTCGGAGGCGGCATGGTCAACGTGAACATCCAGATGGCGACGCTGAAGGAGCGCGTCCGGGAGGTCGGCGTGAAGATGGCGATCGGCGCCGGCGGCCGCGAGATCTTCAAGGAGTTCATGACGGAGGCGCTCCTCCTGACCGGGGCGGGCGGATTCGTCGGACTCGCGATCGGGATCGC harbors:
- a CDS encoding ABC transporter permease → MSDSGQGAFRERVRSAWTEMRENPGRSTLQALGVMLGVASVLGGFSIADSQRRRAEELFVKIGGLDKLNVQPAAAVKDGTTPSALQTANLGLRGADADSGEALDAARIAGVSQQKFARARVRSPYADQERPITGIAGDFLAINGYSLEAGRKFSAHDLDTAAPVAILGKEAASVFFPTGDVVGQQIRVGDTPVTVIGLLQEKVFRFREGQGNIFAWRNRLIALPASLVSRRMQGDAYERLDRVTFRLPQVRAIAGFSKQLDVLLTANHRLQRDFRLDDVGARMRKMESQGDIYNMIFMLSGVLALLGGGMVNVNIQMATLKERVREVGVKMAIGAGGREIFKEFMTEALLLTGAGGFVGLAIGIAFSKIITAAIGIPLHMEAASFAWAYALAAVFGFVFALYPAVKASRLSPMEALRYE
- a CDS encoding ATP-dependent DNA ligase, translating into MTLPISPPYPPMEALLVDAIPEGPGWQYEPKWDGFRCIAFRDGSSVDLQSKSGQPLGRYFPEVVETLLGMAARKFVLDGEIVVPVGDRFSFDDLLLRIHPAESRIRKLAKESPAALVVFDLLVDEEGRSLVGRPLKERRRKLEAFAKKHFKRAKRILLSPATRDAGRAKEWFRMVGGGLDGVVAKALDVDYRSGERSGMQKIKSLRTADCVVGGFRYGSRTREVGSLLLGLYDDAGKLHHVGFTSGLKGDRKALTKALEKLVKPPGFTGRAPGGPSRWSTERSGDWKPLAPRLVVEVRYDSFSGGRFRHGTKLLRWRPDKAPKQCTMKQVQTESRSASLLL
- the ligD gene encoding non-homologous end-joining DNA ligase, which produces MKPPASAAIPADRDEAEIAIGKKRVRLTNLRKVFWPKLGVTKGDLLRYYAAISPWLLPHVADRAMVMKRYPHGAGGEFFFMKRAPSPRPEWIRTCAIEHASGSVIDFPVVDDLAGLLWVINLGCIDLNPWYARCDDVNRPDFLHFDLDPVKGGSFAQVRETALAVGAALAALGMPRFAKTTGSRGIHVYVPIVRGPTQKEVWGFAKRFAQEIAARHPKLATSEYRIAKRPARRVLVDYNQNAWGRTLASIYSVRPSPEAGVSTPVRWNEVEQGIAIEDFRIDNVVARVRRLGDLWAPLLSKKGRFRLEEYL
- a CDS encoding efflux RND transporter periplasmic adaptor subunit, with the translated sequence MKKRWIGAGITAVVLMGGLIAARSRGKSAPKEESSPFRLGKVEAEDLQVSVREVGVVDPETKVDVKSAVSGRVVSLKVREGAVVRVGDVLAEVEPDVTQAQSLSDVQAGVRQSRLRLEDAEREFANQKALYDNGLVGSDALKAVTNKRAQARQELEAAQTRYRIVEDHGIPISGDATTQKARVTSPMNGVVISKGVELGETVTSGVSSFNEGTVLFTVADLKSLLIRVNLNEVDIAKVHVGEPVRITLDAYPQKVFSGKVRFVAPAAKLVDKIKVFEVEVALDELSDAYRTGMSANVEILGERRPHTISIPIEALQRKDGKPVAYRLKEKLPAKLMAAAKEGLSGRNKYTWLSEHWKDYFEPVPVTAGVATLERVEILSGLEANSQICLEDPTRKKVEKDDENN
- a CDS encoding ABC transporter ATP-binding protein, which produces MRTTDGGPIIDVAGLTKVYGANGTAVHALRGVDLAVSAGEFVALIGPSGSGKSTLMAILGCLDSPTAGTYRFDGERVDGLSGPALAKIRNAKIGFVFQNYNLLPKASVVRNVELPMLYAGVGRRERRERAMELLHTVGIAEKAGQLPAALSGGQRQRVAIARALANRPKMLLADEPTGALDSKTGHEVLALFQDLHARGNTVLLVTHDPTIAALAQRRVEIHDGLVRPDEAAA